A window of Eikenella corrodens contains these coding sequences:
- a CDS encoding glutathione S-transferase N-terminal domain-containing protein produces the protein MMVLYSGITCPFSHRCRFVLYEKGMDFEIKDVDIFNKPEDLSVMNPYNQVPVLVERDLILFESNIINEYIDERFPHPQLMPGDPVMRGRGRLVLFRMEKELFSHVQKLESHETSAKEQAKAREAIGQGLTLLAPAFSKNKYVLGDDFSMIDVAIAPLLWRLDHYGIKLGKSAAPILKYAERIFQRESFIAALTAAEKAMRR, from the coding sequence ATGATGGTTTTATACTCAGGCATTACCTGCCCCTTCAGCCACCGCTGCCGCTTCGTGCTATACGAAAAAGGCATGGATTTCGAAATCAAAGACGTAGATATCTTCAACAAACCCGAAGACCTCTCCGTGATGAACCCCTACAACCAAGTTCCCGTATTGGTTGAGCGCGACCTCATCTTGTTTGAATCCAATATCATCAACGAATACATCGACGAACGCTTCCCCCACCCGCAACTTATGCCCGGCGACCCCGTGATGCGCGGTCGCGGCCGCCTGGTTTTGTTCCGGATGGAAAAAGAGCTGTTCAGCCATGTGCAAAAACTTGAAAGCCACGAAACCTCCGCCAAAGAACAGGCCAAAGCGCGCGAAGCCATCGGCCAAGGCCTCACCCTGCTCGCCCCTGCCTTCTCCAAAAACAAATACGTGCTGGGCGACGACTTCTCCATGATCGACGTGGCCATTGCCCCCCTCCTGTGGCGGCTCGACCACTACGGCATCAAACTGGGCAAATCTGCCGCGCCCATCCTGAAATACGCCGAGCGCATTTTCCAACGCGAATCCTTCATCGCCGCGCTCACCGCCGCCGAAAAAGCCATGCGCCGCTAA
- a CDS encoding ClpXP protease specificity-enhancing factor: MNPTLKPYLIRALHEWCSDQGHTPYIQVWVNEHTRVPMQFVKDNQIILNIGATACVGLHIDNDWVSFTARFGGVAHEIWIPVGHIGAIYARETGEGMNFDITPYELSTPPQPEAGNSGKGSKPAGKHKGLKLVK, encoded by the coding sequence ATGAACCCCACCCTCAAACCCTATCTCATCCGCGCCTTGCACGAATGGTGCAGCGACCAAGGCCACACGCCCTACATCCAAGTATGGGTAAACGAGCACACCCGCGTGCCCATGCAGTTTGTGAAAGACAACCAAATCATCCTCAACATCGGCGCCACTGCCTGTGTCGGCCTGCACATCGATAACGACTGGGTCAGCTTCACTGCCCGCTTCGGCGGGGTGGCGCACGAGATTTGGATTCCGGTCGGCCACATCGGTGCCATCTATGCCCGCGAAACCGGCGAAGGCATGAATTTCGACATCACTCCCTACGAACTGAGCACCCCGCCTCAACCCGAAGCCGGCAACAGCGGAAAAGGCAGCAAACCCGCCGGCAAACACAAAGGCCTGAAGCTGGTGAAATAA
- the ylqF gene encoding ribosome biogenesis GTPase YlqF: protein MSIQWFPGHMHKTKKALIERLKSTDMVIEMLDARLPASSQNPLLAQLSRGKPKLYLLNKQDLADPELTRVWLAELQNRPNTSALALDAYERQAAQKITAACRALVPHRQGIDRPLRVLICGIPNVGKSTLINGMIGKKSAKTGNEPGITKTEQRLLLADDFWLYDTPGMLWPKIIVPQSGYNLAASGAVGRNALDEETVALELLDYLRQHYLPQLQARYQADPEESQSWQDTDWLEWIGRRRGALLGGGRINYQKAAENTLTDFRDGQIGRITLETPEQWQIWLAAAREEEARLQAKRAERQAERRKGK from the coding sequence ATGAGCATCCAATGGTTTCCCGGCCATATGCACAAAACCAAAAAAGCCCTCATCGAGCGGCTGAAAAGCACCGATATGGTCATCGAAATGCTGGATGCCCGCCTGCCCGCCTCCAGCCAGAACCCACTGCTGGCCCAGCTTTCGCGCGGCAAACCCAAGCTCTACTTGCTGAACAAACAAGACCTTGCCGACCCCGAGCTCACCCGGGTGTGGCTGGCTGAATTGCAAAACCGGCCCAATACCAGCGCCCTGGCCCTTGATGCTTACGAACGCCAGGCCGCGCAAAAAATCACCGCCGCCTGCCGCGCGCTGGTTCCGCACCGGCAAGGCATCGACCGCCCCCTGCGCGTGCTCATCTGCGGTATTCCCAACGTGGGCAAATCCACTCTGATTAACGGCATGATCGGCAAAAAATCCGCCAAAACCGGCAACGAACCCGGCATCACCAAAACCGAACAGCGCCTGCTGCTTGCCGACGACTTCTGGCTCTACGACACCCCCGGCATGCTGTGGCCGAAAATCATCGTTCCGCAAAGCGGCTACAACCTCGCTGCCAGCGGCGCAGTAGGCCGCAATGCGCTGGACGAAGAAACCGTCGCCCTCGAGCTGCTCGACTATCTGCGCCAGCACTACCTGCCCCAGCTGCAGGCGCGTTACCAAGCCGACCCGGAAGAGAGCCAAAGCTGGCAAGACACCGACTGGCTCGAATGGATCGGCCGCCGGCGCGGCGCCCTGCTTGGCGGCGGCCGCATCAACTACCAAAAAGCCGCCGAAAACACCCTCACCGATTTTCGCGACGGCCAAATCGGCCGCATCACCCTCGAAACCCCCGAGCAATGGCAAATCTGGCTTGCTGCCGCCCGCGAAGAAGAAGCCCGCCTGCAAGCCAAACGCGCCGAGCGGCAAGCTGAACGGCGTAAGGGGAAATAG
- the rapZ gene encoding RNase adapter RapZ: MRIVLISGLTGSGKTVALKLLGDMGFTCVDNIPPSLLPQLVEQSAASRISKLAISLDIRLPYPQDTIQNCLRAIRRQGHPLRLLFLDADTATLIRRLDHHGRRHPLAANTLTLAESIAAERQMLQPWQSFAFCINNSHDSIGDLKFRIQEWLALSHGGLQVVIESFGFKYGAPLDLDFLFDARALPNPYYDENLRELTGRDEAVRAYFAQFKVVQQMVADISRYLNRWLPEYARQTRVHMLVVGIGCTGGQHRSVFVAEAVAERLRDYPVWVRHRQLPATATHRA; encoded by the coding sequence ATGAGGATAGTGCTGATTAGCGGGCTGACCGGCTCGGGAAAAACAGTTGCCTTAAAACTGCTCGGTGATATGGGCTTCACCTGCGTGGACAATATTCCGCCCTCGCTCCTACCCCAATTGGTGGAGCAATCTGCTGCCAGCCGAATCAGCAAGCTGGCCATCAGCCTCGATATCCGGCTGCCTTATCCCCAAGACACCATCCAAAACTGCCTGCGCGCCATCCGCCGCCAAGGCCACCCCCTGCGCCTGCTGTTTCTCGATGCCGACACCGCCACCCTCATCCGCCGGCTCGACCACCACGGCCGCCGCCACCCGCTCGCCGCCAACACCCTCACTTTGGCCGAAAGCATAGCCGCCGAGCGGCAAATGCTCCAACCGTGGCAGAGTTTCGCCTTTTGCATCAATAATTCCCACGATAGCATCGGCGATTTAAAATTCCGTATCCAAGAGTGGCTCGCTCTCAGCCACGGCGGTTTACAGGTGGTGATCGAATCATTCGGTTTCAAATACGGCGCGCCGCTGGATTTGGATTTCCTCTTCGACGCCCGTGCCTTGCCCAACCCGTATTACGATGAAAACCTGCGCGAACTCACCGGCCGCGACGAAGCCGTGCGCGCCTATTTCGCCCAATTCAAAGTCGTGCAGCAAATGGTGGCCGACATCAGCCGCTACCTAAATCGCTGGTTGCCCGAATACGCCCGCCAAACCCGCGTACACATGCTCGTGGTCGGCATCGGCTGCACCGGCGGTCAGCACCGCTCCGTATTCGTGGCCGAAGCCGTGGCCGAACGCCTGCGCGACTACCCCGTGTGGGTGCGCCACCGCCAGCTTCCCGCTACGGCTACACACCGTGCGTGA
- the hprK gene encoding HPr(Ser) kinase/phosphatase, producing the protein MPSISVRKLYQDNQAKLSLAWSAGTAGADNRISVDADKPVLALVGHLNFIHPNQVQVLGVAEVAYLDKMAAGEVKASLDELFDLSIALVIVANDLPVPFMLRDYCHTHNVPLLTSKIESPFLMDVLRIYLQRVLAASTVKHGVFLDVFEIGVLLMGASGLGKSELALELISRGHGLVADDAVELYRTGPETLEGRCPAVLRDFLEVRGLGVLNIRTIFGETAVLPSKQLKLIINLTLADDNYMKTLDRLSIQSETETILNVAVRSVTLPVAVGRNLAVLVEAAVRNYILQARGKDSTKEFLERHTAMLREDERSHEDSAD; encoded by the coding sequence ATGCCCAGCATCTCCGTGCGCAAGCTCTATCAAGACAATCAGGCCAAGCTGAGTTTGGCTTGGTCGGCCGGCACGGCGGGCGCAGACAACCGCATCAGCGTGGATGCCGACAAACCCGTGTTGGCGCTGGTGGGGCATTTGAATTTTATCCATCCCAACCAGGTGCAGGTGTTGGGCGTGGCCGAAGTGGCCTATTTGGATAAGATGGCCGCCGGGGAAGTGAAGGCGAGCCTGGACGAACTCTTCGATTTGAGCATTGCCCTGGTGATTGTGGCCAACGATTTGCCCGTGCCCTTCATGCTGCGCGATTATTGCCACACCCACAACGTGCCGCTGCTCACTTCCAAAATCGAAAGCCCGTTTTTGATGGACGTGCTGCGGATTTACCTGCAGCGCGTGCTGGCCGCCTCCACCGTGAAGCACGGCGTGTTTTTGGACGTGTTTGAAATCGGCGTGCTGTTGATGGGCGCGTCCGGCTTGGGCAAGAGCGAGCTGGCCTTGGAGCTGATTTCTCGAGGGCACGGTTTGGTGGCCGACGATGCGGTGGAACTCTACCGCACCGGCCCGGAAACGCTGGAAGGCCGCTGCCCGGCCGTATTGCGTGATTTTCTCGAAGTGCGCGGCCTGGGCGTGCTCAATATCCGCACCATTTTCGGCGAAACCGCCGTGCTGCCCTCCAAGCAGCTTAAACTTATCATCAACCTGACGCTGGCCGACGATAATTATATGAAAACGCTCGACCGCCTTTCCATCCAAAGCGAAACCGAAACCATCCTCAACGTAGCCGTACGCTCGGTTACGCTGCCGGTGGCCGTCGGCCGCAACCTCGCCGTGCTGGTGGAAGCAGCGGTGCGCAACTATATTCTGCAGGCGCGTGGCAAAGACAGTACCAAAGAATTTTTAGAACGCCATACCGCCATGCTGAGGGAAGACGAACGCAGCCATGAGGATAGTGCTGATTAG
- the ptsN gene encoding PTS IIA-like nitrogen regulatory protein PtsN, with protein MSLIGNILPVSHIVLDLEVSSKKRLFEEAGLLLESESGLSRAAVFECLFAREKLGTTALGHGVAIPHGRHAEVQAATGAFIRLKEAVDFDAPDGEPVSLVFVLLVPENASSEHLEVLSALAIKLSDKAVREQLLVAENAEAAHRILTA; from the coding sequence ATGAGCCTGATCGGCAATATCCTGCCCGTATCGCATATTGTGCTGGATTTGGAAGTGAGCAGCAAAAAACGCCTGTTTGAAGAAGCCGGCCTGCTGCTGGAAAGCGAATCCGGCCTGAGCCGCGCCGCTGTGTTTGAATGCCTGTTTGCGCGCGAAAAGCTCGGCACTACCGCGCTGGGGCACGGCGTGGCCATCCCGCATGGCCGGCATGCCGAAGTGCAAGCGGCCACCGGCGCGTTTATCCGCTTGAAAGAAGCTGTGGATTTCGATGCGCCCGACGGTGAGCCGGTATCGCTGGTGTTTGTGCTGCTGGTGCCGGAAAATGCTTCCAGCGAGCATTTGGAAGTACTATCTGCCTTGGCCATCAAGCTTTCGGATAAAGCCGTGCGCGAGCAGCTTCTGGTTGCCGAAAACGCCGAAGCCGCCCACCGCATCCTCACTGCATAA
- the ubiA gene encoding 4-hydroxybenzoate octaprenyltransferase, which translates to MRADKPIGTLLLLWPTLWALWMAADGLPDFGILLAFVLGTFLMRSAGCVINDFADRNFDGAVARTKNRPFATGKVNTREALLLLLVLCAAACLCLLPLNGLTWLMSLPALFLALSYPFTKRFFPLPQLYLGLAFSFGIPMAFAAVQNHVPPLAWLLFAANACWTLAYDTIYAMADKEDDLKIGIQTSAITFGRRDAEAAMLCHALFVLLMAAAGCAIHARWPYWLALVYAVWHQCGQYRAIRSRNREACFKVFLSNNRIGWALWLGLLVHYSGG; encoded by the coding sequence ATGCGCGCCGACAAACCCATCGGGACGTTGCTTTTGCTGTGGCCCACGCTGTGGGCGCTGTGGATGGCTGCCGACGGGTTGCCCGATTTCGGCATTCTGCTGGCCTTTGTGCTTGGCACTTTTCTGATGCGCAGCGCCGGTTGTGTGATCAATGATTTTGCCGACCGCAATTTCGACGGGGCGGTGGCGCGCACCAAAAACCGCCCGTTTGCCACCGGCAAGGTAAATACGCGCGAGGCGCTGCTTTTGTTGTTGGTTTTGTGTGCCGCTGCCTGCCTGTGCCTACTGCCGTTGAACGGGCTAACCTGGCTGATGAGCTTGCCCGCGCTGTTTCTGGCTTTGAGTTATCCGTTCACTAAACGCTTTTTCCCGCTGCCGCAGCTGTATTTGGGGCTGGCTTTTTCCTTTGGTATTCCGATGGCCTTTGCCGCGGTGCAAAATCATGTGCCGCCGCTGGCCTGGCTGCTGTTTGCCGCCAATGCCTGCTGGACGCTGGCCTACGACACCATCTACGCCATGGCCGATAAGGAAGACGACCTGAAAATCGGCATTCAAACCTCGGCCATCACCTTCGGCCGCCGCGATGCTGAAGCCGCCATGCTGTGCCACGCGCTGTTTGTGCTGCTGATGGCCGCTGCGGGCTGCGCGATTCACGCCCGCTGGCCGTATTGGCTTGCGCTGGTGTACGCGGTGTGGCACCAATGCGGCCAATACCGTGCCATCCGCAGCCGCAACCGGGAAGCCTGTTTTAAGGTATTCTTATCCAACAACCGCATCGGCTGGGCTTTATGGCTCGGTTTGCTGGTGCATTACAGCGGCGGCTGA
- a CDS encoding chorismate--pyruvate lyase family protein: protein MTTFPHTLPPLIWQPEPPAVSAALRRLIQAPSLTLALQATGADFRVQVAFQGERAQLWPGEEVAGNAFHVRQVWLLLDDTPVVWARSVCPLAGAWPSILACGTQPLGKRLFDGRLAAERSPLAFAAVPPAQQEQAAQAGCLRRSVFDLNGEKMVLTEGFMPELARFLEE from the coding sequence ATGACAACCTTTCCACACACCCTGCCGCCGCTGATTTGGCAGCCCGAACCGCCCGCCGTTTCCGCCGCCCTGCGCCGCCTGATACAGGCACCCTCGCTCACCTTGGCCTTGCAGGCCACCGGCGCGGATTTCCGCGTTCAGGTAGCCTTTCAGGGCGAACGGGCGCAACTGTGGCCGGGCGAAGAGGTGGCTGGCAATGCGTTTCATGTGCGCCAGGTGTGGCTGCTGCTGGATGATACACCGGTGGTGTGGGCGCGCAGCGTATGCCCTTTAGCGGGGGCATGGCCAAGCATTCTGGCCTGCGGCACGCAGCCTTTGGGCAAACGCCTGTTTGATGGCCGCCTGGCCGCCGAACGCAGCCCGCTCGCCTTCGCCGCCGTGCCGCCCGCGCAACAAGAACAAGCCGCCCAAGCCGGTTGCCTGCGCCGTTCGGTATTTGATTTGAACGGCGAAAAAATGGTGCTGACCGAGGGTTTTATGCCCGAGCTGGCACGGTTTTTGGAGGAGTAG
- a CDS encoding SixA phosphatase family protein, whose protein sequence is MNLILWRHAEAEDGVPDLERVLTDKGRRQADASAQWLRPYLNGQVKVWASQALRSRQTAEALGLPYAVKPELNPINHVEELPALIAAHKGADYLILVGHQPWLGQLCSYLLNGGWLAGNYWAVKKSGIWWFGVKSGEGGRLCAKLKTAMTPQLLLPED, encoded by the coding sequence ATGAACCTGATTTTATGGCGTCACGCCGAAGCTGAAGATGGCGTACCCGATTTGGAACGCGTCCTCACCGACAAAGGCCGGCGGCAGGCCGATGCGTCGGCTCAGTGGCTGCGGCCGTATCTGAACGGCCAAGTGAAGGTGTGGGCTTCGCAAGCACTGCGCAGCCGGCAAACTGCCGAAGCGCTCGGCCTGCCCTATGCCGTGAAACCCGAGCTGAATCCGATTAACCATGTGGAAGAGCTGCCCGCGCTGATTGCCGCGCATAAAGGGGCAGATTATTTGATACTGGTGGGGCACCAGCCCTGGCTGGGGCAGCTGTGCAGCTATCTGCTCAACGGCGGCTGGCTGGCGGGCAATTATTGGGCGGTGAAGAAATCCGGCATTTGGTGGTTTGGCGTGAAAAGCGGTGAAGGCGGCAGGCTCTGTGCCAAACTGAAAACCGCAATGACCCCGCAGCTGCTATTACCGGAAGATTAA
- a CDS encoding YkvA family protein: MNQDNPVRPEDFVPEFRRRRFEPDGFLRKLRRFALRLGRPVVEQLYALYFLFQSPAVPKRAKLIIVGALVYFVSPIDSIPDLLGPLGFSDDIAVITLVYAQMKDYLTEEIKIRARAAAERLVRK; this comes from the coding sequence ATGAATCAAGACAACCCTGTCCGCCCCGAAGATTTCGTGCCGGAATTCCGCCGTCGCCGTTTTGAGCCGGACGGCTTTTTGCGTAAGCTGCGCCGTTTCGCGCTGCGGCTGGGGCGGCCGGTGGTGGAGCAGCTGTATGCGCTGTATTTCCTGTTTCAATCGCCCGCCGTGCCCAAACGTGCCAAACTGATTATCGTGGGCGCGCTGGTGTATTTCGTCAGCCCCATCGACAGCATCCCCGACCTGCTCGGCCCGCTGGGCTTCAGCGACGATATTGCCGTGATCACGCTGGTATACGCGCAGATGAAGGATTATCTGACGGAGGAAATCAAAATCCGTGCCCGTGCCGCAGCGGAACGATTAGTGCGGAAATAG